The Dehalococcoidia bacterium DNA window GCGCTGAACTTCAAAGAAAACTCGCTTCCAGGGCCCGGTTCAGCGGACCATTAGCGCCCCACCCAGGGCGAGCGTCCTGTCGGTCTCGCTGGGCCCGGGCTCCTCGCCGAGGTCCGTGCTCCAGGTGCGGAGCCAGGGCAGGACGCGGCGCAGCGCCTCGAACTCACTTCGCGAGAGTTCGTTCATGATAGCGTCCCGCTCCGCCTCCAGGCGCGCGACCTCGTAGCGCCGCGGCAGCGAGGCCGTCGCGGCCTCGTATGCCGCCACCAGGCGGTGCGCCCTCTCGCCGAGGCGCAACCACGCCCGCAGGCGCCCGACGACGGCCCTGCGGCGCTCATGGGTTGGCAATTCGTACTCGGCCTCGATCTGCCGCCGTAGCGCTTCGCGCAGGCGCTCGTCAGGAAGAGCCAGGGCGTCCGCGAACCACTCCTCCTGGGAGCCAGGTTCGAGCCTTGGCGGCGAGATGTGAAGTTTGACTTCGCGACGCGTGCGTAGAGTCTGGACCATCGATAGACCTCCAGTTGATGTGAAAGCCCAGGGACAGAACAGACCTGTGCGCTGAATCATCTACCGTACCTAGCACTCCCCTGTCAAGAGTGCTAAGGGGCGCGTGCGAGTAGTCCGGTCTCCTTTCGGGCCTCGCGGCTCCGTCGTGCTCGGTCTCTGACTTTCGGCCGTCGGGGTAGCGGCAAGCGCGAGAGGGCAGTCCCCCGGACGGCAGGCGCCTACTCCCGCAGCCACTTCACCTTGTGGCGGCCTACCGCCACGACCTTGTCGCCCTGGAGGACCTCGAACTCGTAATCCAGGAAGGCAGTGCGGCCAGAGATGCCCTTGTCAGCGACGGCCTCGCGCATCACGTACGGCTCATCCTGGAAGAGCGGGGCGCGCAGGGCCAGGGCGTGCTGCGCCCACATGCCGGGGTTGCGCACGCCGCTGACCGCCAGGCGGCGCGTGCGCGTGACCTGCAGCGCGAAGTTGTGCAGCGCTTCCGGCGGTATGAGCGGCCGCCCGAAGGGCGAGGAGTCTTCGTACCAGGGCGTCGTGTCCCCGGCCGCCTCGAGCATCCGCCGGATTCGAGACCAGTCCGGCGTCCAGCCGCCCGGTGGCGGCGCGCTTGAAGCCGGACCGAGACGCATGGCGACGTCATCGAATCGCGCCCCCAGTTCCACCTCCGGGAGCGCGCTTTCGGCGCCCCTGCGCCCGTCCAGGGTGCGGTCCCACGGCACCTCGAAGCCTAGCCCCGCCCGCCCGGAGCAGCAGAGGCGCCCCTCCGCGGTCACGACTCGCAAGCCCACGCTGCCGTCGCCCGTAAGCTCTGCTTCCTCACGGATGTCGTTGCTCGTATAGACCGGCGTCACGAACTTCAGGTCGTACCAGCCGCCCTCGAACCAGCGCGCCCCCAGAAGGGCTACGAGGCCCGGCATCGCCGCCGTACCGACGGTGCTCCCGGGCACGAAGGCCCCCTCGAACCCCAGAGAGCGCGCTGCGTCGTCGTCGTGGATGCTGCCCTTGCTGTCGGCGGAGAGGTTTATCAGCCGCCGCCACGGTCCCACGTGCCTGGTCGCTGTCGTCATCGCCCGCCTCCAGCCAACTTACTGAAGTCGCACCGCCGTCCCGGAGGCCGAGACCATCATCATGCTGTTGCCAACGGTTTCGTAATCGATGTCTACGCCGACCACCGCGTCGGCGCCCAGCGCCGCGGCCCTCTCCTCCATCTCGCGAATGGCCGTCTCGCGGGCCTCGGTCATCTTCTTCTCGTAGCTGCCGGACCTGCCGCCAACCACATCGCGCAGGGCCGCGCCGATGTCCCGAAAAATGCTAGTGGCGACGATCGTCTCGCCGACCACTATCCCGATGTACTCCTTGATCTGCTTTCCCTGCACATCGTGGGTGGTGGTCACGATCATCGCGTCGTCTCCAGTGCTGCAGGCCGTGCTCGTCTGAGCGCAAGCTTACTCCAGACCACTGACGCGCGCCCCCGCCTCCGCCAGGACTTCCTGCGTGTGCTCGCCCAACCGCGGCGCCTGGTTGGGCCTGAGGTCGCCGGCGTCGAAGCTGAAGGGCAGTCCAGGGCACGCGTACTCCCTGCCGTCCACGACTGCGGGCTTGAAGTAGCCGCGGGCCTCGAGTTGCGGGCTGGCCAGGATTGCCAGCGGGTCATCGATCGGCGCGAACGTGTAGCCCTGGGCCGCGGCATCAGCGAACCACTGGTACCGGCCCTTCGTGCGCAGCGACTCGCGGAAGTGCGGCTCGATCTCCGGCCAGCGCTCGGCGCGGACGCTGGGGTCGCTGAACTCGTGCGTGACAAACTGCTCTAATCCGAGGAAGAAGGCAAGCGCCTCCCACTCAGCCCTGAGCGCCAGGATGTACAGCAGCCCGTCCGCGGTCATCACCGTGTGGGGAAAGCCCTGCCGCCCCTGCTCGCGCCTTTCCCGCCGGGTGCCTGTCCCCGCGTAGCACCACTGCGCGATGTGCCGGGTCCAGTGGTGCGCGAATGCCTCCTGCATCGAAAGGTCGATGTGCACCCCGGTCTCGCTGCCGCTTTCGACACCATGCACGGCCGCGAGCGCCGCCGTGGCGGCGTTGATCCCGGCGACGAACGCCGCGGCATAGCCGGCCAGCTTCAGCGGCGGCGCGTCATCCCAGCCCGTGTTGTGGACGACACCGCCCATTGCCTGCACGACAAGCTCGCTTGCCTGCCAGCCAGCGCGGGGCCCGGCCTGCCCGAAGGGGGCGATGCTAACCAGAACGAGTCCGGGGTTGAGGCGCGAGAGCGCCTCCCACCCCAGGCCTCGGGCGGCCATGGCCCCGGCGCCCAGGTCCTCGACCACGGCGTCACAACCGGCGACGAGCCGGCTGAATGCCTCCCGCCCTTCCTCCGCGTCGAGGTCGAGGCAGGCGCTGCGCTTGCGCCGGTTGGCGTACTGGAAGAGGGAGTCGTCGCCCAGGTCGTCAGTCTTCGTCCGCCACGGGTCGCCGGTTGGCGACTCTACTTTGATGACGTCACAGCCCAGGTCAGCCAGGAGCATCCCTGCATAGGCCGCGGCCAGGTTCTCGCTGAGCTCCAGGACCCTCACGTGGCGGCCTCCATGTCTGCGCCGGCGGCCGGCAGGCCGAGGCGCCGGGCAAAGTCGGCATCGTGAGGCGCGCCGGGCGCCGGGTTGGGCTCGGTCGTCTCGACCTTCGAAGCGCGGAGGAGCGCGCCGTCCGCTTCCAGGGCAGCAACCTCTTCTGGTGGTATCGAAAGCCACTCCCCCAGTACCGCCTCGTTGTCCACTCCGGCAAAGCGTATGTCGCGTAGTCTCGCGCGGGAGCGCCCTTCGGCCACCCAGGGCGTCGTGGGATGTGGATGGGCCGTATGCCCGTACATAGGTTGGCCGTGCTCGACGGTCTGGAAGAAGCCGCGCGCCGCCAGGTGAGGGTCGAAGGGAAAGTCGGAGACCTTGTTCACCGGCCCCGCAGCCACCCCGACCGCCTGGAGGCTCTCGGCGACCGCGACTTTATCCTGGGGCCGCGTCCAGCGGGCGATCCGGTCGTCGAGCTCGTCCTGGGCTTCAAGGCGGCCGTCTATGCTCGCAAAGCGCGCGTCCTCCAGCCCCCCGCCGGCGAGCGCTGCGAAGGCGCGCCACTCCGCGTCGCTGCGAATGGATAGGGCGACCCATTCGTCCTCACCCGCGCAGGGGTAGATGCCCTGCGGCGCGGCCGCCGCGTCGCGGTTGCCGCGTCGCGGCGGCATGGCACGCCCGCTGCGGGCGGCATTGAGCATGAAGTGGCCCAGCAGCGTGACTATGGACTCGTACATGGAGACGTCGATGTACTGGCCGCGCCCGGTCTCGCGCCGGCGCCGCAGGGCGGCGACCAGCGCGAGCGCCGCGAACCGACCCGATAGCTGGTCGGCGAATACGCCGCTGCCGACCCGCACCGGCGGGTCATTCTCGTTTCCGCTCAGCCGGTTCATGCCGCCGGCGGCCTCGACGCTCGGCCCGTAGGCCGGGTAGTCCTGCCACGGCCCTGGCACGCCGTAACCAGTGAGCTGAAGCACGATCAAGTCCGGCTTCATCCTCAACAGGTCCTCAGGGCCTAGGCCGAAGCGCGGCATCACGTCCGCGGTGAAATTGCTCGCGACAACGTCCGCGACGCAGATGAGGCGCTTCGCCAGCGACAGGCCCTCGCGGTCCCTGAGGTCGATGCCTATGCATTTCTTGCTGAGGAACACCCCGTCGACGACCGAGATGTAGACTCCGAAGCCTCGCGACGGCGACGCGACGCGCACCACCTCGGCCCCTAGTTCGGCGAGCGTCCTCGTGCCTGCCGGCAGCGAGTACGCCGTCTCAAACGCGAGGACGCGGACACCTCGGAGCGGCAGGTAGGGCGGCGCTTCGTACAAGGGCGCTCCGAACGGGACGGTTGGAGCTAGTTGTAGCATTATTGGCAACGCAAGGCATCCCCGCCGCGAAGAGAGAAGGGTGGTGCGGTCTGACCCGAGAGAAGCAGGTGACATTCCCCAGCGGCGCCCTGACCCTGGAGGGGGCCTACTACACGAGCGGTGACACCGAGCCGGAGGCCGCCGTCGTCGTTTGCCACCCGCACCCGCAGTACGGCGGAGACATGCGCAACCTGGTGGTGTCCGTGATCGTTCGCGGGGCGCTGGATGCCGGACTCGGGGCGCTGACCTTCAACTTCCGCGGCGTCGGGCGCAGCCAGGGTGCCTACGACGGCGGCGCCGGCGAACGAGACGACGTCCGTGCGGCCCTGGCCTGGTTACGGTCGCGGGAGGGCGTGCGCAGAGTCGCCCTCGCCGGCTACTCCTTCGGCGCTGCCATGGCCGCGGCCGCGGTGGACGCCTCCGTGCCGGCGCTGGCCCTCGTAGCCCTGCCGGCGGGCATGGTGCGCTCGGATGGCGCAGCCGGGCTCGCCGCCTACGACGGCCCGGTCCTCCTTATCTCCGGGCAGAACGACAACATCAGCAGCGAGGACGCCCTTCGCCAACTCGCGGCTGGACTCCCGACACGGCCAGAGGTGGTGATAGTCCCGGGGACGGACCACTTCTGGTGGGGGCAGGAGCGGGCGCTGGCCGATGCGTTGTGCGACTTCTTCGCCCGGCACCTCGGAGGCCCGGCGTGAGCGCCGAAGAGCGCGCAAAGGCTCTGGGCCTGGACCTGACGCGGCCCGTGACGCCCCTTGCGAATTACGTGCCGGTGGTCCGCGCCGGCAATCTCGTCTTCCTCTCCGGGCACGTCCCGCCCGCCGGGGCTGATGGCTCGCGCCCCGCAGGCAAGCTCGGGGCCGACTTCGACGCCGATCAGGGCTATCAGTTCGCCCGCTCGGTGGCGGTCGCGCTCCTCGCGAGCCTTCGCGCCGAGATACGCTCGCTCGACCGCGTGCGCCGCATAGTGAAGGTCCTGGGCCTCGTGAACGCGACGCCTGACTTCGCGCAGCACCCGCGGGTTGTCAACGGCGCTTCAGACCTACTCGTGGAAGTCTTCGGCGAAGCAGTCGGAAAGCACGCGCGCTCGGCCATGGGCGCGGGGAGTCTTCCCGGGGGCGTGCCGGTGGAGATAGAGATGGTAGTCGAGGTCGAGGACAGCGGCTGAGGTTGTGCCTCAGGCGGCGATGTCGTACCTCTTCAGCGTGCGCACTGCCTCCGCAAGCGAGTCCATTGGACGGCCGACCAGGAAGCCCTGGATGCCCTGGATCACGACGTCCGGTATCTGAGCTTCGTCGGAGTTGATCAGGTCGAACATCTCCAGGCTGTCAATGCCCTCGGCGATGACGAAGGCGTTGGCCTCGCGGGCAAAAGCCGTAATGGCCAGCAACACGGCCCGGCCAGGGCCGCGACGCACAGCGTCGACCAGCACCGACCGGTCGATCTTCACGTAGTCGACGCTGACCTGGCGCAAGATCTCGAGGCCGGAATTGCCGGTCCCCACATCGTCAAGAGCGATAGAAAAGCCCGCCGCCCGTAGCTCCTCAATGCGTTCACCCAGAAGCTGGACGGGGATAGACGCTTGCTCCGTGATCTCGAGCACGATCGATGAGGTGTCCAGCCCGGAAGCGCGGACCAGGCCCGCAATCTCAAAGGCTGAAAACGCCTTGTTCGCCAGGCTACGGGGATTGATGTTCACGAAAAGCCGCATGCCAGCAGGCAGGTCCCGTGCAGAGCGAAGCGCCGCGCGGAAGCAAAGGAGGTCCAGCTGCCATGTCTTGCCGATGCGCTCGGCGGCCTGGAAAGCTTCCACCGGGCCGCTGATGACGCTATCGTCCGGCGGCCGCATGAGCGCCTCGAACGCGATCAGGTGCCTATCGCCGAGGAGGTAGATGGGCTGGAATACGGTGCGTACGGAACCGGTGTCGAGTATCTGGCGCAGTGCGGACGTCTTCTCAGTGGTCAGGGTTATACTCCCGCCGCCGTCGCTGTCGTAGGTCGCCACCTGGTTCTTCCCGGCCCCCTTTGCCTCGTACATGGCCGAGTCTGCGTGTTCCTTGAGGAGGTCAAGGTCGAAACCATCCTGGTCCGTGCAGGCGACGCCGATGCTTACGGTTGACAGTTCCAGGCTTGACTCCACCGCGGTGCGGAGCCTTTCCATCGCTGCGACTGCCTCGTCGAGAGATGTTTCCGTGAGGATCACCGCGAACTCATCCCCGCCGACGCGGAAGGCCCGGTCGTGCGCGCGAAGGTAGCCAAGCAGCCGTGCGAACTCGGCGAGGACCATGTCGCCGCGGACGTGCCCATGGGCGTCGTTGACCTCCTTGAAGTCGTCGACGTCGATGATTGCCAGCGAGAGCGGCCTGTTGTCGCGGACCGCGCGCGAGAGCTCCCGGCTCAATTCCTCCTGGAATGCCCGGTGATTGCCCAGGCCAGTAAGTGCGTCGGTGAGAGCGGCCTCGCTGAGGCGCGCCAGTTCCCCCCGCCTGACGACCTCCTCGTTGTCCATGCGGCGGATGGCGAAGAACACCGCCCCAACCAGCGGCAACCCGAGGGCATACAGCCCGAGGGTCAGGAGCAAGTGGCGGCTCATCTCCGACCTTACCTGTTGGTATCGCGCCTCTGCCTCCGCGCGCCGGGCATTCGCGAGGACTGCCAATTGCTCGACAGCCCGCTCGAACACTTCCTCCCCACCGAGACTCGAAGGGGGGAGTTGTCCAGAGCGCACCAGACCTATGACGCGGAGTCCATCCTCGAGCAATTGGCCATACTCTGCGTGCAGCGCTTCGAAAGCCGCGCGATCGTCATCGTCGCCACGGTCAAGGATGCGGCGCTCGGCGGCGATTGCGGCCTCCAGTGCGCGTTCAAACTTGTCGATGTCGCTAGGTCTGCCTTCCGTCCTCAAGCGCAGGAAGTGGTAGGACGCCAGGGTTGCCTGGTTGACGATCCGCCGGTACTCGTCGCTGATTGCCTCTTGCTCCGCAACGCTGCGGAGGTCATTACGCTGCTTGATGATCCCCACGATGGCCCAGGTCGCCATGCCGACGAGGAGCAGAGCGATCAGGGCCATGGCTGCGCCTATGAGCTTCGAACGTGGGAGTGCCATCAATACGAGCTTCGGCTGATCTGTTAACAAATCGTAGCCCCCAGCTTGATTTGGCCATCCGGACGGGACGCGGTGCTAAGATCGTGCCCTCTTCCCTGGCTAGAGGAGGCCGCCATGCCGGTCATGGAGATCAACGGCGCCAACATCAACTATGAGGTGCTTGGCGAAGCCGGGCCCTGGGTTGTGCTTACGCCGGGCGGCCGCGGGGCGAAGGAGATGGTGAAGCCCCTAGGGCAGGCCATAGCCAGCGCGGGCTACCGGGTGCTGCTACACGACCGGCGCAACTGCGGCGCGTCCGACGTGATCATCGATGGCGAACTCTCGGAGCAGGAGATCTGGGCGGACGACCTCTACGAGCTCCTGTCGCGACTGGACGCCCTGCCGGTGTACGCAGGCGGCGGCTCCGCAGGCTGCAGGCTCTCGCTCCTCCTCACGCTGCGTCACGCGGGCTCGACGCGCGGGTTGCTGCTCTGGTCGGTGACGGGCGGACCCGTGGCGGCGGAACGCCTCGGTTACAACTACTACGGGCAGTTCATAGAGGCGGCGCAGCGCGGGGGCATGCCGGCGGTCTGTGAGACCGAGTTCTTCAAGCAACGGATCGAGCAGAACCCGGCGAACAAGGACCGGCTCCTGTCCATGGACCCGACCCGCTTCCAGCGGGTCATGGAGCGCTGGCGTGAATTCTTCACCGAGGGCGCGGAGCTCCCTGTCATCGGCGCCACGGCGGCCCAACTCAAGGGGATCAAGGTCCCCGCATGCATCGTGCCGGGAAACGACGACGTCCATCCCCGCAAGGCCGGAGAGGGACTGCACGAGCTCCTGCCAAACAGCGAGCTTCACTACCTCCGCACCGACGCCGAGCTCGCGGCCTTGCCGGACCGCGACCCGGCGGAGGTCCTGGCCGAGACCCGGCAACGCCTCGCACAGGTCTTCAT harbors:
- a CDS encoding alpha/beta fold hydrolase; this translates as MTFPSGALTLEGAYYTSGDTEPEAAVVVCHPHPQYGGDMRNLVVSVIVRGALDAGLGALTFNFRGVGRSQGAYDGGAGERDDVRAALAWLRSREGVRRVALAGYSFGAAMAAAAVDASVPALALVALPAGMVRSDGAAGLAAYDGPVLLISGQNDNISSEDALRQLAAGLPTRPEVVIVPGTDHFWWGQERALADALCDFFARHLGGPA
- a CDS encoding CoA transferase, with the translated sequence MYEAPPYLPLRGVRVLAFETAYSLPAGTRTLAELGAEVVRVASPSRGFGVYISVVDGVFLSKKCIGIDLRDREGLSLAKRLICVADVVASNFTADVMPRFGLGPEDLLRMKPDLIVLQLTGYGVPGPWQDYPAYGPSVEAAGGMNRLSGNENDPPVRVGSGVFADQLSGRFAALALVAALRRRRETGRGQYIDVSMYESIVTLLGHFMLNAARSGRAMPPRRGNRDAAAAPQGIYPCAGEDEWVALSIRSDAEWRAFAALAGGGLEDARFASIDGRLEAQDELDDRIARWTRPQDKVAVAESLQAVGVAAGPVNKVSDFPFDPHLAARGFFQTVEHGQPMYGHTAHPHPTTPWVAEGRSRARLRDIRFAGVDNEAVLGEWLSIPPEEVAALEADGALLRASKVETTEPNPAPGAPHDADFARRLGLPAAGADMEAAT
- a CDS encoding alpha/beta hydrolase, with product MPVMEINGANINYEVLGEAGPWVVLTPGGRGAKEMVKPLGQAIASAGYRVLLHDRRNCGASDVIIDGELSEQEIWADDLYELLSRLDALPVYAGGGSAGCRLSLLLTLRHAGSTRGLLLWSVTGGPVAAERLGYNYYGQFIEAAQRGGMPAVCETEFFKQRIEQNPANKDRLLSMDPTRFQRVMERWREFFTEGAELPVIGATAAQLKGIKVPACIVPGNDDVHPRKAGEGLHELLPNSELHYLRTDAELAALPDRDPAEVLAETRQRLAQVFIPFLDRLEGR
- a CDS encoding YbjQ family protein, whose protein sequence is MIVTTTHDVQGKQIKEYIGIVVGETIVATSIFRDIGAALRDVVGGRSGSYEKKMTEARETAIREMEERAAALGADAVVGVDIDYETVGNSMMMVSASGTAVRLQ
- a CDS encoding RidA family protein; its protein translation is MSAEERAKALGLDLTRPVTPLANYVPVVRAGNLVFLSGHVPPAGADGSRPAGKLGADFDADQGYQFARSVAVALLASLRAEIRSLDRVRRIVKVLGLVNATPDFAQHPRVVNGASDLLVEVFGEAVGKHARSAMGAGSLPGGVPVEIEMVVEVEDSG
- a CDS encoding diguanylate cyclase — its product is MALPRSKLIGAAMALIALLLVGMATWAIVGIIKQRNDLRSVAEQEAISDEYRRIVNQATLASYHFLRLRTEGRPSDIDKFERALEAAIAAERRILDRGDDDDRAAFEALHAEYGQLLEDGLRVIGLVRSGQLPPSSLGGEEVFERAVEQLAVLANARRAEAEARYQQVRSEMSRHLLLTLGLYALGLPLVGAVFFAIRRMDNEEVVRRGELARLSEAALTDALTGLGNHRAFQEELSRELSRAVRDNRPLSLAIIDVDDFKEVNDAHGHVRGDMVLAEFARLLGYLRAHDRAFRVGGDEFAVILTETSLDEAVAAMERLRTAVESSLELSTVSIGVACTDQDGFDLDLLKEHADSAMYEAKGAGKNQVATYDSDGGGSITLTTEKTSALRQILDTGSVRTVFQPIYLLGDRHLIAFEALMRPPDDSVISGPVEAFQAAERIGKTWQLDLLCFRAALRSARDLPAGMRLFVNINPRSLANKAFSAFEIAGLVRASGLDTSSIVLEITEQASIPVQLLGERIEELRAAGFSIALDDVGTGNSGLEILRQVSVDYVKIDRSVLVDAVRRGPGRAVLLAITAFAREANAFVIAEGIDSLEMFDLINSDEAQIPDVVIQGIQGFLVGRPMDSLAEAVRTLKRYDIAA
- a CDS encoding CoA transferase, whose amino-acid sequence is MRVLELSENLAAAYAGMLLADLGCDVIKVESPTGDPWRTKTDDLGDDSLFQYANRRKRSACLDLDAEEGREAFSRLVAGCDAVVEDLGAGAMAARGLGWEALSRLNPGLVLVSIAPFGQAGPRAGWQASELVVQAMGGVVHNTGWDDAPPLKLAGYAAAFVAGINAATAALAAVHGVESGSETGVHIDLSMQEAFAHHWTRHIAQWCYAGTGTRRERREQGRQGFPHTVMTADGLLYILALRAEWEALAFFLGLEQFVTHEFSDPSVRAERWPEIEPHFRESLRTKGRYQWFADAAAQGYTFAPIDDPLAILASPQLEARGYFKPAVVDGREYACPGLPFSFDAGDLRPNQAPRLGEHTQEVLAEAGARVSGLE